AGGTGTAGGCCATGAAGATGATGACGGCCAGCTTGGCCAATTCCGAGGGTTGGAGGGTGAAGCCGGCGAGGCCGATCCAGCGCTGGGCGCCGCCGGCCTTGTGGCCGATGCCGGGGATGAAGGTGATGAGCAGAAGCAAGACCGTCCCGACCAAGATCGGATAGTTGAGCTTATAATAAAGATGGTAATCGACGGCCTTGACCACGAACATCAGGACCAAGCCCAGGGCCATGAAGACGATCTCTTTCTTCAAGAAATAGTGGGAGTCCTTGTAGAGGTCTTGAGCGTAGATCGCCGAGGCCGAGTAGACCATCAGGAGCCCGATCGCCATCAGCAAAAGAGTGACGACCAGCAGGGGATAGTCGATGGGCCTACGTTGCACCTTGGCCCTCCTGCAGCTCTTTCACCGCCCGCTGAAATTGCAGGCCGCGGTCATGGTAATCCCGAAACATGTCGAAGCTGGAGCAGGCCGGGCTGAGCAGCACCGTCCCGCCGGCGACGGCGAGCCGCCGCGCTTCCCGCACCGCCTCGCGCATCGAGGCGGCGACGACGGTTTCGGCGGCGTCGCCCAGGGCGGCGGCGATCTTGTCCTTGGCCTCGCCGATCAGCACCAGCCCCCGGACCTTGTGCCGGACCAATGGCTTGAGCGGGGCGTAGTCGCCGCCCTTGTCCTTGCCGCCCAGGATCAGCACCACGTCCTGATCGAAGCTGGCCAGCGACATCACCACCGCCCCGACGTTGGTGCCCTTGGAGTCGTCGTAGTAATTCACGCCGTCGATTTCGGCGACCCATTCGATGCGGTGGGGCAGGCCTTGGAAAGTGTCGAGGGTCTCCTGGATCGCGGCATCGGCGATGCCGTCGGCCTTGGCGCAGGCCACGGCGCAGGCCATGTTCTCGAGGTTGTGGAGGCCGAGCAGCTTGGATTTTTGGAGCGAGAATTCGGCTTCGACCGGACCGTGGGGCGCCCAATAGAGCCGGTTTTCGAAGAAGTAGGCGCCCTTCAATTTTTTGGCGGTGCTGAAGGGCGCGCGCCGGCCCTCGGTGGCCTCAATGGCCTGCAGGCAATGAAGATCGTCGTCGTTATAGACCGAAAAGTCGTTTTCATCCTGGCAGGCGAAGATCCGGGCCTTGGCGGCCAAGTACTCCTTGAAGGAAGGATAGCGGTCGAGGTGATCCTCGGTGACGTTGAGCAGGGCCGCGACCTTGGGCTTGAAGGTCTTGGTCGTTTCCAATTGATAGCTCGAGACCTCGACGATGAAGGCTTCGAAGTCCTGGGGGTCGGTCACCAGGTCGAGGAAGGGCGTGCCGAGGTTGCCGCCGACGCCGGCCTTGACGCCGGCTTGGCGGTAGATCGCGCCGACCAGCGAAGTGGTGGTCGATTTGCCGTTGGTGCCGGTGATCGCGATGACCGGCCGGCCTTTGGTCAAGCTGAAGGCCAGCTCGAGCTCGCCTTCGAGGCTCAGGCCCTGGGCCCGGGCGGCTTCGGCCGAAGGATGGCGGGGATCGACGCCGGGGCTGATGAAGAAGCGCGAGATTTTCGCGAAATCGGGTTGGCGGCCGCCGAGAAAGAGCTCGGCGAAATAGGGCCCCAGGCCGGCCGGATCGAGGGCGGGATTGTCGTCGATGCCCCAGACGGCCTCGCCTTGGCCGGCGAAGTAGCGGGCGACGGAGATTCCGGTTTTGCCGAGTCCTAGTACGGCGATTGGCATAAAGTCTCCCCCCTCCCCCCTGGTGGGGGAGGGGCTGGGGGAGAGGGGGTGCGGCAAAGCAAGCATTGGCTTAACGCCGCCCCCCTCTCCCGGTTCGCTTCGCGAACCACCCTCTCCCGCGAGGGGAGAGGGCTGTTAACGCAATTTCAAGGTCGCCAACGACAGCAGCGACAAAATAAAGCTGATGATCCAAAAACGGGTGATGACTTTCGGCTCCGGCCAGCCCTTCAGCTCGAAATGGTGGTGGATCGGCGCCATCTTGAAGATCCGCTTGCCGGTCAGCTTGAAGGAAACGACCTGGGTGATGACCGAGACCGTCTCGAGAACGAAGATGCCGCCGACCAGGATCAGCAAAATTTCGGCCTTGGCCAGAATCGCCACCATGCCCAAGGCGCCGCCGAGGCTGAGGGAGCCGGTGTCGCCCATGAAAATTTCGGCCGGATAGGAATTGTACCAGAGGAAGCCGACGATGCCGCCGACGATGGCGGCACAGAAGATCGACAGCTCGCTGGCCCCCGGCACGAAGATGACTTGGAGGTAGTTGGCGATCTTGCTGGCGCCGGCGATGTAGACCAGGACTCCATAGGTCATGAAGGCCATGATGTTGGGCACCGCGACCAAGCCGTCGAGCCCGTCGGTCAGGTTGACCGCATTGGAGGCCCCGACCACCACCAGGCAAATCAGGCCGACGTAGAGCCAGCCCAAATCGGGCTGGAAGTCCTTGAAGAAGGGCACCACCAAGTGGGTCGAGAAATCGAGGTAGGTGAGCAGGATCACGCCGGCGATGGCTGCGATCAAAACCTGGAGCGGAAACTTCACCCGGGCCTTCAGGCCCAGGTTCACTTTTTTGATCTGCTTCTTGAAGTCGTCGTAGAAGCCGATGGCGCCGTAGCTGAAGGTGATGAAGAGGACCAACCAAAGATAGGCGTTCTCCAAGTTGCCCCAGAGCAGGACCGAGATCCCCATCGAGAAGAGGATCAACAGGCCGCCCATCGTCGGGGTGCCCTTCTTGTTGAAGTGGGTCTTGGGCCCCTCGTCGCGGATGAATTGGCCGACCTGGTTGCGGCGCAGATAGGTGATGAAGCGCCGGCCGAGCAGGAGGTAGATCACCAAGGCGGTGAGCAGGGCGCCGAAGCTGCGGAAAGTGATGTACTTGAACAGATTGAAGACGATGAATTCGGTCCGCAGCGGGTAAAGGAAGTAATAGAGCATTTAAAAATTTTCCTTCAAATGAGCGACGACCTTCTCGAGATGGATGCCGCGGGAGCCTTTGACCAAGATCCATTGGGTGCCTTCAGGAACTTTGGGCAACATGGCAATGGCCGACTCGGGGTCCTTGAATCCCGCCATCCGCCACTCTTCCATTCCGCCCTCCCGGGCTCCAGCTAAAATGTCTTGGGCGTGGGGTCCGATCGCGATGAGCCGATCG
This is a stretch of genomic DNA from bacterium. It encodes these proteins:
- the murD gene encoding UDP-N-acetylmuramoyl-L-alanine--D-glutamate ligase, whose product is MPIAVLGLGKTGISVARYFAGQGEAVWGIDDNPALDPAGLGPYFAELFLGGRQPDFAKISRFFISPGVDPRHPSAEAARAQGLSLEGELELAFSLTKGRPVIAITGTNGKSTTTSLVGAIYRQAGVKAGVGGNLGTPFLDLVTDPQDFEAFIVEVSSYQLETTKTFKPKVAALLNVTEDHLDRYPSFKEYLAAKARIFACQDENDFSVYNDDDLHCLQAIEATEGRRAPFSTAKKLKGAYFFENRLYWAPHGPVEAEFSLQKSKLLGLHNLENMACAVACAKADGIADAAIQETLDTFQGLPHRIEWVAEIDGVNYYDDSKGTNVGAVVMSLASFDQDVVLILGGKDKGGDYAPLKPLVRHKVRGLVLIGEAKDKIAAALGDAAETVVAASMREAVREARRLAVAGGTVLLSPACSSFDMFRDYHDRGLQFQRAVKELQEGQGAT
- the mraY gene encoding phospho-N-acetylmuramoyl-pentapeptide-transferase, whose amino-acid sequence is MLYYFLYPLRTEFIVFNLFKYITFRSFGALLTALVIYLLLGRRFITYLRRNQVGQFIRDEGPKTHFNKKGTPTMGGLLILFSMGISVLLWGNLENAYLWLVLFITFSYGAIGFYDDFKKQIKKVNLGLKARVKFPLQVLIAAIAGVILLTYLDFSTHLVVPFFKDFQPDLGWLYVGLICLVVVGASNAVNLTDGLDGLVAVPNIMAFMTYGVLVYIAGASKIANYLQVIFVPGASELSIFCAAIVGGIVGFLWYNSYPAEIFMGDTGSLSLGGALGMVAILAKAEILLILVGGIFVLETVSVITQVVSFKLTGKRIFKMAPIHHHFELKGWPEPKVITRFWIISFILSLLSLATLKLR